A single genomic interval of Pseudomonadota bacterium harbors:
- a CDS encoding branched-chain amino acid aminotransferase, with protein sequence MQLSIKIAEKKKPIPDSSALSFGTIFTDHMFNMDYSPEKGWHNPRIEPYAPINMDPSTMVLHYGQSIFEGLKAYRTDSGSILLFRPKDNFKRFNKSCRLLCIPEVDEEFLLDSLKQLLNIEKHWVPDAPGTSLYIRPTIIAMDPFLGVRASYTYRLFIILSPVGAYYSAGFNPVKILVSKDHVRAVRGGLGEAKASANYAASLYAGEAAHKEGYTQVLWLDGIKQKYIEEVGSMNIFFVIDDEIITPALNGSILSGITRDSVIALAKSWGIKTVERQISIDEVMEAHTAGKLKEVFGSGTAAVISPVGELKYGDKIITVSDGKVGPIANKLFKALTGIQYGKEKDTMGWIDQAIAS encoded by the coding sequence ATGCAACTATCTATAAAAATAGCAGAGAAAAAAAAGCCGATTCCCGACAGCTCTGCTCTTAGTTTTGGAACAATATTTACCGATCATATGTTTAACATGGATTATAGTCCTGAAAAAGGATGGCATAACCCAAGGATAGAACCTTATGCGCCGATTAATATGGACCCATCAACAATGGTGCTTCATTACGGCCAATCCATATTTGAGGGCTTAAAAGCTTATCGTACCGATAGCGGTTCAATTTTGCTTTTCAGGCCAAAAGATAATTTTAAACGCTTCAATAAATCATGCAGGCTTCTTTGCATACCTGAAGTTGATGAAGAATTTCTTCTGGATTCACTTAAGCAATTATTAAACATTGAAAAGCATTGGGTTCCGGATGCTCCCGGCACTTCTTTGTATATAAGACCTACAATTATTGCTATGGATCCTTTTCTGGGAGTGCGGGCATCTTATACCTATCGTTTATTTATTATTCTTTCACCTGTAGGTGCTTACTATTCGGCAGGTTTTAACCCTGTTAAAATCCTTGTCAGCAAAGATCATGTCAGAGCTGTTCGCGGTGGTCTGGGCGAAGCAAAAGCTTCCGCAAACTATGCAGCAAGTCTTTATGCAGGCGAAGCAGCCCATAAAGAAGGCTATACCCAGGTTTTATGGCTGGACGGCATTAAGCAGAAATATATTGAAGAAGTTGGTTCTATGAATATCTTTTTTGTGATTGATGATGAAATAATAACACCTGCTTTAAACGGCAGCATTCTTTCAGGAATCACCAGGGATTCGGTTATTGCTCTTGCCAAATCCTGGGGAATTAAAACGGTTGAGCGCCAGATAAGTATTGATGAGGTCATGGAAGCTCATACCGCGGGAAAACTTAAAGAAGTGTTCGGTTCCGGAACCGCAGCAGTAATTTCTCCTGTCGGAGAGCTAAAATATGGAGATAAAATTATCACGGTTTCGGATGGGAAAGTCGGCCCTATAGCCAATAAGCTGTTTAAAGCTTTAACAGGTATTCAGTATGGAAAAGAAAAAGATACTATGGGGTGGATTGATCAAGCAATTGCCTCTTAA
- a CDS encoding UTP--glucose-1-phosphate uridylyltransferase: MKIPDTQNHIASFIEKLENEKLPRMVVDSFLYYYHKVINGETGIIYDKDIECMRENEIVYSNDLSGYSVSGKKAINNTVRIVLNGGLGTSMGLSKAKSLIKVREGKTFLDIIVQQAEKSNIKLAFMNSFGTDKDTSDALQKMDLPVLPIMFLQHKYPKILRNSFGPAVWPENAKMEWNPPGHGDIYAALYTSGVLEQLIMQGVKYAFISNSDNLGATVDEAILGYFAQNNFPFLMEVSDRTQSDLKGGHIARHKNGHLILREAAQCIDSELDAFRDISCYSFFNTNNIWINIVYLKELIREKGFVYLPLILNPKTLDPRNETSPEVYQIETAMGSAISLFDGANAVRVPRTRFFPVKKCSDLLAVRSDCYMIRDEKLVYNPERKLPEIRINLDSRYYGKIDQFDDRFKEGVPSLVECESLSILGDVFFEKDVKITGNISINNTSNTPVLVERNSVIDNNITF, translated from the coding sequence GTGAAAATTCCTGACACACAAAACCATATCGCATCTTTTATCGAAAAATTAGAAAACGAAAAACTACCCCGGATGGTTGTTGATAGCTTTTTGTATTATTACCATAAAGTTATAAATGGTGAAACAGGTATAATATATGACAAAGATATTGAATGTATGAGGGAAAATGAAATCGTTTATTCAAATGATTTATCCGGATATTCGGTTTCGGGGAAAAAAGCGATAAACAATACTGTCAGGATAGTGTTAAACGGTGGCCTGGGAACAAGTATGGGCTTAAGCAAAGCCAAATCACTTATTAAAGTAAGAGAAGGAAAAACATTCCTTGACATAATAGTACAGCAAGCTGAAAAAAGTAATATAAAACTTGCTTTTATGAACAGTTTCGGAACCGATAAAGATACATCTGATGCTTTACAGAAAATGGATTTACCTGTCTTGCCCATTATGTTTCTTCAGCATAAGTACCCAAAAATACTTCGCAATAGCTTTGGCCCTGCGGTTTGGCCGGAAAACGCCAAAATGGAATGGAACCCGCCCGGCCATGGAGATATTTATGCCGCTCTTTATACTTCAGGAGTGCTTGAACAACTAATCATGCAAGGAGTAAAATACGCTTTTATCTCAAATTCCGATAACCTGGGAGCTACAGTTGATGAAGCTATTTTGGGCTATTTTGCTCAAAACAATTTCCCTTTTTTGATGGAAGTATCAGACAGAACCCAATCTGATTTAAAAGGCGGGCACATCGCAAGACACAAAAACGGTCATCTTATTTTGCGCGAGGCGGCACAATGTATTGATAGTGAGTTGGATGCTTTTAGAGACATAAGTTGTTACAGTTTTTTTAATACAAACAATATCTGGATAAACATAGTATATTTGAAAGAACTTATTAGAGAAAAAGGATTTGTTTATCTTCCGTTAATCTTGAACCCGAAAACTTTGGATCCAAGAAACGAGACCAGTCCTGAAGTATATCAGATAGAAACCGCTATGGGTTCTGCAATTTCTCTTTTTGACGGAGCAAATGCAGTAAGGGTTCCGAGGACAAGATTTTTTCCTGTTAAAAAATGCAGTGACCTGCTTGCGGTACGATCTGATTGCTATATGATCAGAGATGAAAAACTAGTTTATAACCCTGAAAGAAAACTTCCTGAAATTCGAATAAACCTTGATTCCAGGTATTATGGCAAAATAGATCAATTTGATGACAGATTTAAAGAAGGAGTACCCTCCTTAGTAGAATGTGAATCTTTGTCAATACTTGGGGATGTTTTTTTTGAAAAAGATGTAAAAATTACTGGTAATATATCAATAAACAATACAAGTAATACACCTGTACTAGTGGAAAGGAATTCGGTTATTGATAACAATATAACATTTTGA
- a CDS encoding DUF1015 domain-containing protein, translating into MANVIPFSGILYNPEKIGDLADVTTPPYDVISKEEQINFHNKHPQNIIRLILGTETKEDNEENSRYTRAAAFFNNWLLEETLITDKSPAYYLTAVDFMVEGKMFRRFGLTALVGLEPFEKGIILPHEKTYSKTKSERLKLMKACHANFSPIFSLYSGKIDALNIIEKKASESSADFDFTDGKGHRQRLWKITDANIQESITSAFNDKILYIADGHHRYETALNYKEWVSKNNPEFSPTHPANFIMMFICSMEDPGMIILPAHRLLSGVDAKTLSGFVQKASEYFDITTIATDTNDIEKAKDQFISSLRSEEPKNKIGVLLKSSNDFYILSTKTGIMKKLFGDELSESLMDLDVTVLTRLILTEVLGFDQTGLDNENLISYSSSDKEAMEKTISGKYDIAFILNPTKIEQVQRIAGEGLIMPRKSTYFYPKVITGQVLNKLF; encoded by the coding sequence ATGGCAAATGTAATCCCTTTCAGTGGGATTCTTTACAACCCGGAAAAGATCGGCGATTTGGCAGATGTTACAACACCTCCGTATGATGTTATTTCTAAAGAAGAACAGATAAATTTTCATAACAAACATCCTCAAAACATAATCCGCCTTATTCTGGGCACTGAAACAAAGGAAGATAATGAAGAAAATAGCCGCTATACAAGGGCAGCGGCTTTTTTTAACAATTGGCTTTTAGAAGAAACTCTTATTACAGATAAAAGTCCTGCTTATTATCTTACTGCTGTTGATTTTATGGTTGAAGGCAAAATGTTCAGGCGTTTTGGTCTTACAGCCTTAGTTGGTCTTGAGCCTTTCGAAAAGGGAATTATCCTTCCTCACGAGAAAACTTATTCAAAGACCAAGTCGGAACGACTAAAACTTATGAAAGCCTGTCATGCCAATTTCAGCCCGATTTTTTCCCTGTATTCAGGTAAAATTGACGCCCTTAATATTATAGAAAAGAAAGCTTCCGAAAGCTCTGCAGATTTTGATTTCACAGATGGCAAAGGTCACCGTCAAAGACTTTGGAAAATAACCGATGCTAATATACAGGAAAGTATTACATCAGCCTTTAATGATAAAATTCTTTATATTGCCGATGGACACCACCGGTATGAAACTGCTTTAAACTACAAGGAGTGGGTATCAAAAAACAATCCTGAGTTTTCACCAACACATCCTGCCAATTTTATAATGATGTTTATCTGTAGTATGGAAGATCCCGGAATGATTATACTGCCGGCTCACCGTTTGTTAAGCGGCGTAGATGCTAAAACCCTTTCCGGCTTTGTGCAAAAGGCCTCGGAGTATTTTGATATTACAACAATTGCAACCGATACTAATGATATTGAAAAAGCAAAAGATCAATTTATCTCATCACTAAGATCGGAAGAGCCAAAAAATAAAATCGGAGTACTTCTGAAAAGCAGTAATGATTTTTACATTCTCTCTACTAAAACGGGAATTATGAAGAAATTGTTTGGAGATGAATTATCCGAATCTCTTATGGATCTTGATGTAACAGTACTTACAAGGCTTATTCTTACCGAAGTCCTTGGATTTGATCAAACAGGTTTAGATAATGAAAATCTTATTTCTTATTCAAGCTCCGATAAAGAAGCAATGGAAAAAACAATTTCCGGCAAATACGATATTGCTTTTATATTAAATCCCACAAAGATAGAACAGGTACAAAGAATTGCCGGGGAAGGCCTGATTATGCCGAGAAAATCAACATATTTCTATCCAAAGGTTATAACAGGCCAGGTTTTGAATAAACTTTTTTGA
- a CDS encoding diadenylate cyclase, which produces MYNYFSFFSTIGWQDVVDIILNSYILFRFYILFRGTNVFRVLIVIAFLWFFQRIAFSLELIITSWALQGITAVAALIIIVVFRNEIRTVLQAKNLKSFLWGFPQKTSITPVEIISESAFELANKRIGALLVFPAKDDLEEYVKGGLSWRGVISKEMIMSIFWPNNPVHDGAAILRKDRVAEVSCILPLSHKNNLPSHYGTRHRAALGLAEATDAMVIAVSEERGTVSVAKDSGIHRVNRKKDLERMLMEHMGDAPKPDNDKRKEKLEIFFAALVSFLFIVGVWFSFSRGLEALINIEVPVEYMNRDSELEIMDTSANSVILNMGGSDSLIKSIRPEQLKVRIDLAKAAAGKSSYLLTDKNVTLPPGIVLKKINPSAIKVTLGASAIKELPVKVVWAGKLPSNLMLDNVKIIPDKVKVVGVRRTLDGIKTANTYKVYLNNINESGATTVKLALSPPSLKIAPGSNDMVTVEYTVKTK; this is translated from the coding sequence ATGTATAATTATTTTTCATTTTTTTCAACAATCGGGTGGCAGGATGTAGTTGATATTATATTAAACAGCTACATCCTGTTCAGATTCTATATCCTTTTTCGAGGAACAAACGTTTTTCGGGTTCTTATAGTAATAGCCTTTCTCTGGTTTTTCCAGAGGATAGCTTTTTCTTTAGAACTTATAATAACTAGTTGGGCTCTTCAGGGCATTACCGCTGTTGCAGCGCTTATAATTATAGTTGTTTTTAGAAATGAAATCAGAACTGTATTGCAGGCAAAAAATTTAAAGTCATTTTTATGGGGTTTTCCACAAAAAACATCTATAACACCTGTCGAAATAATTTCAGAAAGCGCTTTTGAACTGGCTAATAAACGTATAGGAGCACTGCTGGTATTTCCTGCAAAAGACGATCTGGAAGAATATGTAAAAGGCGGTTTATCATGGCGCGGGGTTATTTCCAAAGAAATGATAATGAGCATTTTCTGGCCCAACAACCCTGTGCATGATGGTGCTGCAATACTCAGAAAAGATAGAGTTGCAGAGGTATCCTGCATTCTCCCTCTTTCACACAAAAATAATCTTCCTTCACATTATGGAACAAGGCACAGAGCAGCACTTGGACTGGCTGAAGCTACCGACGCAATGGTTATAGCCGTTTCCGAAGAAAGGGGCACGGTTTCCGTAGCTAAAGATTCCGGAATACATCGCGTTAATCGAAAAAAGGATCTTGAGCGTATGCTTATGGAGCATATGGGCGACGCTCCAAAACCTGATAATGATAAGCGCAAGGAAAAACTTGAAATATTCTTTGCAGCTCTTGTTTCATTTCTTTTTATTGTGGGAGTATGGTTTAGTTTCTCAAGAGGTTTGGAAGCCCTTATTAATATTGAAGTGCCTGTTGAATATATGAATCGCGATTCAGAATTGGAAATTATGGATACGTCGGCAAATTCTGTTATTCTCAACATGGGGGGTTCGGATTCTCTGATTAAATCAATCCGGCCTGAACAATTAAAAGTCAGAATAGATCTGGCAAAAGCAGCTGCCGGAAAAAGCTCTTACCTGCTAACAGATAAAAACGTAACTCTTCCGCCTGGAATAGTACTGAAAAAAATTAATCCATCAGCCATTAAAGTTACACTTGGAGCTTCTGCAATAAAAGAATTACCGGTAAAGGTTGTTTGGGCAGGAAAACTTCCGAGTAACTTAATGCTTGATAATGTCAAAATTATTCCGGATAAAGTCAAGGTGGTGGGTGTAAGGCGTACTCTGGATGGGATTAAAACTGCAAATACGTATAAGGTTTATCTTAACAATATTAATGAATCAGGAGCAACTACCGTTAAACTTGCTCTTAGTCCACCCTCTCTAAAAATTGCGCCAGGCTCAAATGATATGGTTACCGTGGAATATACTGTCAAAACAAAATAA
- a CDS encoding class I SAM-dependent methyltransferase has translation MDINELKQVNDLWINIYPYLVSQLMESYLKNSGEVLELGPFSGGISVELLKLYPEFNITIADNSKEVLKYLKQEISISGCCHKINFKQTEFNHLDFDDAQFDLVILRGAFFFLNEKNNFLGEIFRILKPGGMAFVGGGFGKDTPQKIIDEIADESRRLNDNLGRRRISIKELEKIVKDSELTSKCKIAEQGGIWLIIKK, from the coding sequence ATGGATATTAATGAACTTAAGCAGGTAAACGACCTTTGGATAAATATATATCCATACCTTGTTTCACAACTAATGGAAAGCTATCTGAAAAACAGTGGAGAAGTTTTGGAACTCGGCCCTTTTTCAGGTGGTATTTCGGTTGAGCTATTAAAATTATACCCTGAATTTAATATAACAATTGCAGATAATTCAAAGGAAGTGCTGAAATATTTAAAACAGGAGATTTCAATTTCCGGCTGCTGCCATAAAATAAACTTTAAGCAAACGGAGTTCAATCACCTTGACTTTGATGATGCTCAATTTGATTTGGTAATATTAAGAGGAGCCTTTTTTTTCTTAAATGAAAAGAATAACTTTCTTGGTGAAATATTTCGCATTTTAAAACCCGGAGGCATGGCCTTTGTGGGCGGTGGATTCGGAAAAGACACTCCGCAAAAGATAATAGACGAAATTGCTGATGAATCCCGCAGATTAAATGATAATTTGGGAAGACGAAGGATCAGCATAAAAGAACTGGAAAAGATTGTAAAAGATTCGGAATTAACAAGCAAATGCAAAATTGCAGAACAAGGAGGTATATGGTTAATTATCAAAAAATAA